The Chryseolinea soli genome contains a region encoding:
- a CDS encoding 3-hydroxybutyryl-CoA dehydrogenase — protein MKNIAVIGSGTMGNGIAHVFAQYGYKVSLIDVSEDALKKALATIDKNLSRQVEKATLTAENKQQALSLITPFTDLKAGIAQAELVVEAATENVDLKLNIFRELDAHAAPEALLASNTSSISITKIASVTKRPGKVIGMHFMNPVPLMKLVEVIRGYTTTDAVTQTVMELSRALGKVPVEVNDYPGFVANRILMPMINEAICSLHEGVAGVEEIDTVMKLGMAHPMGPLQLADFIGLDVCLAILQVLFQGFGNPKYAPCPLLVNMVQAGHRGVKSGTGFYAYAAGSKELVVAPQFKK, from the coding sequence ATGAAGAACATTGCTGTTATCGGTTCGGGCACCATGGGAAATGGTATCGCCCACGTTTTTGCTCAATATGGCTACAAGGTATCGCTGATCGATGTGTCGGAAGACGCCCTGAAAAAAGCGTTGGCCACTATCGACAAGAACCTGTCGCGCCAGGTGGAAAAGGCCACGTTGACGGCGGAGAACAAACAACAGGCATTGTCGCTGATCACTCCGTTCACCGATCTGAAGGCGGGCATTGCCCAGGCCGAACTGGTGGTGGAAGCGGCCACGGAGAACGTGGATCTGAAATTGAATATCTTCCGGGAGCTCGATGCCCACGCTGCACCTGAAGCCCTACTTGCGTCCAACACATCGTCCATCTCCATCACGAAGATCGCTTCGGTTACGAAACGGCCAGGGAAAGTAATCGGCATGCATTTTATGAATCCCGTTCCGCTGATGAAACTGGTGGAAGTGATCCGGGGCTACACGACGACCGACGCGGTGACGCAAACGGTGATGGAGCTTTCGCGCGCCCTGGGCAAAGTCCCGGTCGAGGTGAATGACTATCCTGGTTTTGTGGCCAATCGCATCCTGATGCCAATGATCAACGAGGCCATCTGCTCGTTGCACGAAGGCGTGGCCGGTGTGGAAGAGATCGACACGGTGATGAAGCTGGGCATGGCCCACCCTATGGGGCCGTTGCAACTGGCTGATTTTATTGGGTTGGATGTTTGCCTGGCCATTTTACAAGTACTGTTCCAGGGGTTTGGCAATCCGAAATATGCGCCGTGTCCCCTGCTGGTGAATATGGTGCAGGCCGGGCATCGTGGTGTGAAATCCGGGACAGGATTTTATGCTTACGCGGCGGGCAGTAAGGAGCTTGTGGTGGCACCTCAATTCAAAAAGTGA
- a CDS encoding sterol desaturase family protein, producing the protein MNVNPIVLSIPIFFILIGIELVVERFTHKDLYRLPDAIANLSCGITSQLSGLFLKIFAIGIYQVLFENFAFFSWNLGTLPTGGKVIYWLVLFLLVDLAYYWAHRMSHEINLFWGGHVVHHQSEEYNLSVALRQSSLQVVWTFAFSLPIAFLGFDTLHFALVSALNTLYQFWIHTETIGKMGWFEYVFNTPSHHRVHHGRDPKYIDKNHAGSLIIWDKMFGTFQPEEEKPTYGITKPINSWNPVFANVSHYVEMAHDLKRIPKWYDKFRYLFKKPGWLPDYLGGYRPAPPVDKSTYKKYDTPAPALLNYYVVFQYVLCLVGTALFLFNAGKFSLAEKGFISLLVCVVVVNAGVLFENRAWAKYLEWVRIFVFPGLLVVLCFMNNWASWLYLLAAAYFLISASWFYFIQKRYAQMALA; encoded by the coding sequence TTGAACGTAAACCCGATTGTTTTATCCATCCCTATTTTTTTCATTCTCATCGGGATTGAATTGGTGGTGGAGCGATTCACCCACAAGGATCTTTACCGCTTGCCCGATGCCATTGCCAACCTGAGCTGCGGCATCACCTCGCAGTTGTCGGGGTTGTTTTTGAAGATCTTTGCCATCGGCATTTACCAGGTCCTGTTTGAAAATTTTGCCTTCTTTTCGTGGAACCTCGGGACGCTGCCCACCGGCGGGAAAGTGATCTATTGGCTCGTTTTATTCCTTTTGGTGGATCTGGCCTACTATTGGGCCCATCGCATGAGCCACGAGATCAACCTGTTTTGGGGCGGGCATGTGGTGCATCATCAAAGCGAAGAATACAACCTGTCGGTGGCGCTGCGGCAAAGCTCGCTGCAGGTGGTGTGGACCTTTGCGTTTAGCCTTCCCATTGCTTTTTTGGGGTTCGACACGCTCCATTTTGCGCTTGTATCGGCCCTAAACACGCTTTATCAGTTCTGGATCCACACCGAGACCATCGGCAAAATGGGATGGTTTGAGTATGTTTTCAACACGCCCTCGCACCACCGCGTGCATCACGGACGCGATCCGAAATACATCGACAAGAACCATGCGGGCTCACTCATCATCTGGGACAAGATGTTCGGCACCTTTCAACCCGAAGAAGAGAAGCCGACCTATGGCATCACCAAACCCATCAACAGTTGGAACCCGGTCTTCGCCAACGTGAGCCATTATGTGGAAATGGCGCACGACCTGAAACGCATCCCGAAGTGGTATGACAAGTTCCGCTACCTCTTCAAAAAGCCAGGCTGGCTACCCGACTACCTCGGGGGCTACCGGCCGGCGCCGCCGGTTGACAAATCGACCTATAAGAAATATGACACCCCCGCTCCTGCCCTGCTCAATTACTACGTGGTCTTTCAATATGTGCTTTGCCTGGTAGGCACCGCGTTGTTTCTTTTTAATGCCGGGAAGTTTTCGCTGGCCGAAAAGGGGTTTATCAGCTTGCTGGTGTGCGTGGTCGTGGTCAATGCCGGGGTTTTGTTCGAGAACCGGGCCTGGGCAAAGTATTTGGAGTGGGTGCGGATTTTTGTTTTCCCGGGGCTATTGGTTGTGCTTTGTTTTATGAACAACTGGGCTTCCTGGCTATATTTGCTCGCCGCTGCCTACTTTCTGATCTCGGCCAGCTGGTTTTATTTTATTCAAAAGAGATATGCGCAGATGGCTTTGGCTTAG